Proteins encoded together in one Rossellomorea sp. y25 window:
- a CDS encoding FbpB family small basic protein — protein MRRPRKKSFADLVKENKKQLLLDQDAMDAIEERIDARLEIKRPIGKAE, from the coding sequence TTGCGCAGACCAAGGAAGAAATCATTTGCAGATCTTGTGAAAGAAAACAAAAAGCAGCTCCTTCTAGATCAAGATGCCATGGATGCCATTGAAGAACGAATCGATGCAAGACTGGAAATTAAGCGCCCTATAGGCAAAGCCGAGTAA
- a CDS encoding Rdx family protein produces the protein MKKVSITIEFCMRUNYAPKAASFAEQLFTHFRSDIEELKLIPSSGGAFEISVGDKKIYSKLDTGVFPEVNRIISSIDSL, from the coding sequence ATGAAAAAAGTTTCGATTACAATCGAATTTTGCATGAGATGAAACTATGCACCTAAAGCCGCGAGTTTCGCGGAACAACTGTTTACCCATTTTCGCTCAGACATTGAAGAATTAAAGTTAATACCATCCTCTGGTGGCGCCTTTGAAATTTCAGTAGGGGATAAAAAGATTTATTCCAAACTGGATACAGGTGTTTTCCCGGAGGTCAACCGTATCATCTCTTCGATCGATTCCTTATAA
- the sspO gene encoding small acid-soluble spore protein O: protein MAKRKANHVINGMNAAKAQGNGAGYNEEYSNEPLTEAQRQFNKKRKTNQ from the coding sequence ATGGCTAAACGTAAAGCTAACCATGTAATTAACGGCATGAATGCGGCAAAAGCACAAGGAAATGGTGCCGGTTACAATGAAGAGTATTCAAATGAACCATTAACTGAAGCTCAGCGTCAGTTTAATAAAAAACGCAAAACCAATCAGTAA
- a CDS encoding small acid-soluble spore protein P — MNKNDGKDMRKNAPKQSGQPEPLSGSHKVKNRNHTRQKQHSHHDM, encoded by the coding sequence ATGAACAAAAATGATGGTAAAGATATGCGTAAGAACGCTCCAAAGCAGTCAGGACAGCCGGAGCCTTTAAGTGGATCACATAAAGTGAAGAATCGTAATCACACTCGACAAAAACAACATAGCCATCACGATATGTAA
- the selA gene encoding L-seryl-tRNA(Sec) selenium transferase produces the protein MKQLVRNIPPIHELQQATQFHTLLNKHQLTKERGTDLLKKAVTNCRKSLLNEQWQGPHPFTDDFIEEIFAQADALMKETYSLSLLKVINATGTILHTNLGRARLGQVSIDHVKEIAGHYSNLEYDIEGGRRGSRHTHAERFICDLTGAEAAMVVNNNAAAVYLILSALAKHKEVIVSRGELVEIGGSFRISSIMEESGALLSEVGTTNKTHLGDYEEALSEETAMIMKVHQSNFVIKGFTESVSTDELVQLSHRLPHILYYEDLGSGVLYDFGQLGIGNEPVVKTVIEKGADLVSFSGDKLLGGPQAGIIAGKKQWIDQLKKHQLARVLRIDKMTLAALEVTLLHYIKGEVQDKNPTIEAITRKKEDILQQSHHFIENSLEVDFSFEIIEGKSQIGGGTMPDVELDTYLVSVSHNILSAQEIHDKLRKGNPSIITRIQEGSVLLDLRTVSSIEQSDIIHALKNLQ, from the coding sequence ATGAAACAACTCGTCAGAAACATCCCACCCATCCATGAACTCCAACAAGCCACTCAATTCCATACTCTCCTCAACAAGCATCAACTTACCAAGGAAAGAGGGACGGACTTATTAAAAAAGGCGGTTACAAACTGTCGTAAGTCCCTGCTGAATGAACAATGGCAAGGACCTCATCCATTCACAGACGATTTTATCGAAGAGATTTTTGCACAGGCAGATGCCTTGATGAAGGAAACCTATTCCCTTTCTCTTCTAAAAGTCATCAATGCAACTGGAACAATCCTCCATACGAATTTAGGTCGGGCCCGATTGGGACAAGTCTCCATTGATCATGTTAAAGAGATTGCAGGTCACTACAGTAATTTGGAATATGACATTGAAGGGGGAAGAAGAGGGTCTAGGCACACACATGCCGAGAGATTCATCTGTGATCTAACCGGTGCGGAGGCAGCCATGGTTGTGAATAACAATGCAGCGGCTGTTTACCTTATTCTCTCTGCCCTTGCCAAACATAAAGAAGTGATTGTTTCCAGAGGGGAGCTCGTGGAAATCGGCGGATCATTTCGGATTTCTTCCATCATGGAAGAAAGCGGGGCTCTGCTCTCTGAAGTGGGAACGACGAACAAAACTCACTTAGGAGATTATGAAGAAGCATTGAGTGAAGAGACAGCCATGATCATGAAGGTTCATCAAAGCAATTTTGTAATAAAAGGATTTACAGAATCCGTTTCCACCGATGAACTTGTTCAGTTATCCCATCGGCTTCCACACATTCTTTATTATGAAGATTTAGGGAGTGGAGTTCTTTACGACTTCGGACAACTGGGAATCGGAAATGAACCTGTAGTAAAAACAGTCATTGAAAAAGGGGCGGACCTTGTATCCTTTAGTGGAGATAAATTATTGGGAGGGCCCCAGGCAGGTATCATTGCAGGGAAAAAACAATGGATCGATCAACTTAAAAAGCATCAGCTCGCTCGTGTACTCCGCATAGATAAAATGACATTGGCAGCTTTGGAGGTGACTCTCTTGCATTATATAAAAGGGGAAGTCCAGGATAAAAATCCGACCATTGAAGCCATCACCCGGAAAAAAGAAGATATCCTCCAGCAATCCCACCATTTCATAGAAAATTCACTGGAAGTGGATTTCAGTTTCGAGATAATCGAAGGAAAAAGCCAAATTGGTGGGGGAACGATGCCGGATGTTGAATTAGATACTTATCTTGTTTCCGTTTCTCATAACATTCTGTCTGCTCAAGAAATTCATGACAAACTCAGAAAGGGGAACCCTTCCATCATAACAAGAATTCAAGAAGGGTCCGTCCTCCTTGATCTGCGGACTGTCTCCTCCATTGAACAATCGGACATTATCCATGCATTAAAGAATCTGCAATAG
- the selD gene encoding selenide, water dikinase SelD, which translates to MSREEIMRLTELSSKAGUGCKISPSDLTQVLRQLPPQPFTEALLVGTESSDDGGIYQLTDELAMVQTVDYFTPIVDDPYQFGQIAAANALSDVYAMGGTPKTVLNIVGFPIKKLGSEVLAEILSGAQCKVIEAGAVTVGGHSIDDQEPKFGLSVTGIVHPKKYWTNNGAKEGDVIVLTKPLGVGILTTGIKRQVVTEDQKKDVIEVMSTLNKLASEVLLAYHPNAVTDVTGFGLLGHAYEMAKGSNVSIQFSYSSIPLLDGTKELAAQGVIPGGSKANHKWLEEKVFYDPGLKQEDQWIVCDAITSGGLLVSLPEDEGEKYIEELRLHSVSASIIGRVRTKQDWSILVEK; encoded by the coding sequence ATGAGCAGGGAAGAAATTATGCGTTTAACAGAACTTTCTTCAAAAGCTGGCTGAGGCTGTAAAATTAGTCCTAGTGACTTGACGCAAGTTTTGCGTCAGCTACCCCCTCAACCATTTACCGAAGCATTATTAGTAGGAACCGAATCATCAGACGATGGTGGTATCTATCAACTGACAGATGAACTTGCAATGGTACAAACCGTAGACTATTTCACCCCGATTGTAGATGACCCTTACCAATTTGGTCAAATCGCAGCTGCCAACGCGCTAAGTGACGTCTATGCAATGGGTGGAACGCCGAAAACCGTTTTAAATATCGTAGGCTTTCCAATTAAAAAGCTTGGAAGTGAAGTACTTGCTGAAATCTTGTCAGGTGCACAATGTAAAGTAATCGAAGCGGGTGCTGTGACGGTCGGTGGCCATTCCATCGACGATCAAGAGCCTAAATTTGGGTTAAGCGTAACGGGAATCGTTCACCCGAAAAAGTATTGGACGAATAATGGTGCCAAAGAAGGAGACGTTATTGTTCTTACAAAACCATTAGGAGTAGGGATTTTAACGACAGGCATCAAACGGCAAGTGGTGACAGAAGATCAAAAAAAAGATGTGATCGAAGTCATGAGCACGTTAAATAAATTAGCTTCAGAAGTATTACTGGCCTACCATCCGAATGCAGTGACAGATGTAACAGGCTTTGGTTTATTGGGCCACGCCTATGAAATGGCTAAAGGCAGTAATGTGTCCATCCAGTTCTCATACTCCTCCATTCCCCTTTTAGACGGGACGAAAGAATTAGCAGCCCAAGGGGTCATTCCTGGTGGATCCAAAGCGAACCATAAGTGGCTTGAAGAAAAAGTTTTCTATGATCCGGGTCTCAAACAGGAAGATCAATGGATCGTATGTGACGCGATAACTTCAGGGGGATTATTAGTGAGTTTGCCTGAGGATGAAGGAGAAAAGTATATAGAGGAATTACGTCTTCACTCGGTATCAGCAAGCATAATTGGTAGGGTGCGAACGAAACAGGACTGGAGTATTCTGGTTGAAAAATAA
- a CDS encoding TlpA disulfide reductase family protein, giving the protein MKSIFGILLVALLVFTFYIENKSEPTYFSENTFPQAEAYDQLIDIEEGEVSETTPVENYPGPNVGDKAIDFKLDTLSGETITLSELKGKKVILNFWATWCPPCKEEMPIMQEFYTKYGQNVEVLAINIDPQYNVKEYQKAMGLTFPILLDKDDKINNAYDILTVPTTFVINEQGTITHKQIGAITTLADFTALIK; this is encoded by the coding sequence TTGAAATCCATTTTCGGCATTTTGCTTGTAGCATTATTAGTCTTCACGTTTTATATTGAGAATAAGTCAGAGCCCACTTACTTTTCAGAAAATACGTTCCCGCAAGCTGAGGCATATGATCAGTTAATTGATATAGAAGAGGGGGAGGTGTCAGAAACTACTCCAGTAGAGAACTATCCTGGACCAAATGTGGGAGACAAAGCCATCGACTTTAAATTGGATACCTTATCCGGGGAAACGATCACATTGTCTGAATTAAAGGGAAAGAAAGTGATTCTTAACTTCTGGGCTACATGGTGCCCACCCTGTAAAGAAGAAATGCCGATCATGCAGGAGTTCTATACGAAATACGGGCAGAACGTTGAAGTACTGGCAATCAATATCGATCCCCAATACAACGTAAAAGAATACCAAAAAGCAATGGGACTCACTTTCCCGATCCTATTAGACAAAGACGACAAAATCAACAACGCCTACGACATCCTAACCGTCCCAACCACATTCGTCATCAACGAACAAGGAACCATCACCCACAAACAAATTGGAGCCATTACCACCCTTGCAGACTTCACCGCGCTAATCAAGTGA
- a CDS encoding acid-soluble spore protein N has product MSNSKGSPNHFAPNHIGTQSRAAGGNKGKQMQDKSGKHAQVIQTKGE; this is encoded by the coding sequence ATGAGTAATTCAAAGGGAAGTCCGAATCATTTTGCACCAAACCATATAGGAACTCAATCAAGAGCTGCAGGCGGCAACAAAGGGAAACAAATGCAAGATAAATCTGGTAAGCATGCACAAGTCATCCAGACAAAGGGTGAATAA
- the acnA gene encoding aconitate hydratase AcnA yields the protein MAKNDVFNARSSFELEGKRYHYYRLKALEEAGVTKINRLPYSVKVLLESVLRQFDGRVINKDHVENLANWGSTEVKDAEVPFKPSRVILQDFTGVPAVVDLASLRKAMADIGGDPQKINPEIPVDLVIDHSVQVDKYGTADSLKTNMDLEFERNAERYQFLSWAQKAFENYRAVPPATGIVHQVNLEYLANVVHAVETTEGDFETYPDTLVGTDSHTTMINGIGVLGWGVGGIEAEAGMLGQPSYFPIPEVIGVKFTGELPNGATATDLALKVTQVLRQKGVVGKFVEYFGPGVATLPLADRATIANMAPEYGATCGFFPVDSESLDYLRLTGRDETHIKMVEEYLKKNEMFFTPEKEEPTYTDVVEIDLSVVEANLSGPKRPQDLIPLSDMKEMFHKSITAKEGVQGFGLDKSEINKTAKYTTADGQDVSMPTGAIGIAAITSCTNTSNPYVMLGAGLVAKKAVELGMNVPDYVKTSLAPGSKVVTGYLRDSGLLSYLEDIGFNLVGYGCTTCIGNSGPLRPEIEKAVSDADLLLTSVLSGNRNFEGRIHPLVKANYLASPPLVVAYALAGTVDIDLQKDSLGKDKDGNDVFFRDIWPSQDEVKDVVKQTVTPELFRREYEHVFSENERWNEIQTSNEPLYSFDETSTYIQNPSFFTGLAPTPEDIQGLNGLRVVGKFGDSVTTDHISPAGAIGKDTPAGKYLRANNVEPRDFNSYGSRRGNHEVMMRGTFANIRIRNQIAPGTEGGFTTYWPENEVMPMYDACMKYQQDGTGLVVLAGKDYGMGSSRDWAAKGTNLLGIKTVIAESYERIHRSNLVMMGVLPLQFKKGDSAESLGLTGRETISVNVTNDVKPRDILTVTAVAEDGTKTEFEVLARFDSDVEVDYYRHGGILQMVLRNKLQS from the coding sequence ATGGCAAAGAACGATGTATTTAATGCACGATCTTCTTTCGAACTAGAAGGAAAACGTTATCATTATTATCGTTTAAAAGCGCTTGAAGAAGCAGGAGTAACAAAGATTAATCGCTTACCTTACAGTGTAAAGGTATTGCTCGAGTCTGTACTTCGTCAATTTGACGGACGCGTGATCAACAAAGACCACGTTGAAAATTTAGCAAACTGGGGCTCAACTGAAGTGAAAGATGCGGAAGTTCCATTCAAACCTTCCCGTGTCATCCTTCAAGATTTCACTGGTGTACCAGCAGTAGTTGACTTAGCGTCTTTACGTAAAGCAATGGCTGATATTGGTGGAGATCCACAAAAGATCAATCCTGAAATTCCGGTTGATCTTGTAATAGATCACTCCGTACAAGTAGATAAATATGGTACAGCTGATTCATTAAAAACAAATATGGACCTTGAATTTGAACGTAATGCTGAGCGTTACCAATTCTTAAGCTGGGCTCAAAAAGCATTTGAAAACTATCGTGCCGTGCCGCCAGCAACAGGAATCGTTCACCAGGTTAACTTAGAATACCTGGCCAATGTTGTCCACGCTGTTGAAACAACAGAAGGTGACTTCGAAACATATCCAGATACATTGGTCGGTACTGATTCTCATACCACAATGATCAATGGTATCGGTGTACTTGGTTGGGGTGTTGGTGGAATTGAAGCAGAAGCAGGAATGCTTGGTCAGCCTTCTTATTTCCCAATCCCTGAAGTAATCGGTGTGAAATTCACTGGCGAACTTCCAAACGGTGCAACAGCTACTGACTTAGCTCTTAAAGTAACCCAAGTTCTACGTCAAAAGGGTGTTGTAGGTAAATTCGTTGAGTACTTCGGACCAGGAGTAGCCACTCTTCCACTTGCAGATCGTGCAACGATTGCCAACATGGCGCCTGAATACGGCGCAACATGCGGTTTCTTCCCAGTTGACTCAGAATCATTGGATTACCTTCGTTTAACTGGTCGCGACGAAACGCATATCAAGATGGTTGAAGAATACTTAAAGAAAAATGAAATGTTCTTTACACCTGAAAAAGAAGAGCCTACTTACACAGATGTTGTGGAAATCGATCTATCAGTAGTAGAAGCAAATCTTTCCGGACCAAAACGTCCACAGGATTTAATTCCACTTTCTGACATGAAAGAAATGTTCCACAAATCCATTACAGCTAAAGAAGGCGTACAAGGATTTGGACTTGATAAGTCTGAAATCAATAAAACAGCAAAGTATACAACGGCAGATGGTCAAGATGTTTCCATGCCTACCGGTGCAATCGGGATCGCAGCCATTACTTCCTGTACAAATACATCTAACCCATACGTAATGCTGGGAGCAGGCCTGGTCGCCAAGAAAGCAGTAGAGCTTGGAATGAATGTTCCAGACTACGTGAAAACATCACTTGCACCTGGATCAAAAGTTGTAACAGGGTACCTTAGAGACTCCGGATTACTTTCATACCTTGAAGATATCGGTTTCAACCTTGTAGGATATGGTTGTACAACATGTATCGGTAACTCTGGTCCATTACGTCCTGAAATTGAAAAAGCAGTATCAGATGCTGATCTATTGTTAACTTCAGTACTATCAGGTAACCGTAACTTTGAAGGACGAATTCATCCATTAGTGAAAGCAAACTATCTGGCTTCACCACCATTGGTTGTGGCATACGCGTTAGCTGGTACAGTGGATATCGATCTTCAAAAGGATTCTCTTGGTAAAGACAAAGACGGTAATGATGTGTTCTTCAGAGACATCTGGCCTTCTCAAGATGAAGTTAAAGACGTAGTGAAGCAAACAGTTACACCTGAATTATTCCGTAGAGAATATGAGCATGTATTCTCTGAGAATGAGCGTTGGAACGAAATCCAAACAAGCAATGAACCGCTTTACAGCTTTGATGAAACTTCAACTTACATTCAAAACCCTTCATTCTTCACTGGTTTAGCTCCAACTCCTGAAGATATCCAAGGGTTGAATGGACTGCGTGTTGTAGGGAAATTTGGTGACTCTGTAACAACTGACCATATCTCTCCTGCAGGTGCTATCGGCAAAGACACTCCAGCAGGGAAATACCTGCGCGCGAATAATGTTGAGCCTCGTGATTTCAACTCTTACGGTTCTCGTCGTGGTAACCATGAAGTAATGATGCGCGGTACGTTTGCAAACATTCGTATCCGTAACCAAATTGCTCCTGGTACAGAAGGTGGATTCACAACATACTGGCCTGAAAATGAAGTGATGCCTATGTATGATGCATGCATGAAGTATCAACAAGACGGTACTGGATTGGTTGTACTGGCAGGAAAAGATTACGGAATGGGATCTTCTCGTGACTGGGCAGCGAAAGGTACAAATCTTCTTGGGATTAAAACGGTTATCGCAGAAAGCTATGAGCGTATTCACCGTTCAAACCTTGTGATGATGGGTGTGCTTCCACTTCAATTCAAGAAGGGTGACAGCGCTGAATCTCTAGGATTAACGGGTAGAGAAACGATTTCTGTCAATGTTACAAACGATGTTAAACCTCGTGATATCTTAACAGTTACAGCTGTAGCTGAAGATGGTACTAAAACAGAGTTTGAAGTATTAGCTCGTTTTGATTCCGATGTAGAAGTTGACTACTACCGCCATGGTGGAATTCTACAAATGGTTCTACGTAATAAATTACAGTCATAA
- a CDS encoding Hsp20/alpha crystallin family protein, with translation MSKEKEGFYLENWEENMKDWLLDPATVQLDEQEFRVEFLDTTEAFIVEIETENICPEELIIKKNDTQLLVSILMKDEIKVRNRTIRFPFCLKQRAITYSIEHHTIEINVPKKECPTPSSFVIRVQGLSHE, from the coding sequence ATGAGTAAGGAAAAGGAGGGTTTCTATTTAGAGAACTGGGAGGAGAATATGAAGGATTGGTTGTTGGATCCTGCAACGGTTCAATTGGATGAACAAGAGTTTAGAGTAGAATTTCTGGATACAACGGAAGCATTCATTGTAGAAATTGAGACAGAAAATATTTGTCCAGAGGAATTGATCATTAAGAAAAATGATACTCAATTGCTTGTATCGATATTGATGAAAGACGAAATCAAGGTGAGAAATCGCACCATACGTTTTCCCTTTTGTTTAAAACAAAGGGCGATCACCTATTCAATTGAGCATCATACAATCGAAATCAATGTTCCTAAAAAAGAATGCCCCACCCCCTCATCCTTCGTTATTCGAGTCCAAGGGTTATCTCATGAGTAA